In one window of Puniceicoccus vermicola DNA:
- a CDS encoding alpha/beta hydrolase codes for MKIEEHDLLSSSGEFSRKAWYLPCAKSPEQFCIFLDGEYYVNRMDAAAKLIGLQESESIPPVACLFISHFDGEARHYDYTCNKRYANFVASDVIAWLHERNPEVTLTGHLIGGTSLSGLQAAFTAMTHSKTFALSLIQSGSFWWNKEWLKENLPNLCATEGRFWISVGDKETESEATHPPTGMRQELDQISATERFIGRLKHYNSEVCYHLYSGGHEIRPWEQEFSSAIQWLHKGVEQGSGGNVG; via the coding sequence ATGAAAATTGAAGAACACGACCTACTCAGCTCATCTGGAGAGTTCTCCAGAAAAGCGTGGTATCTCCCATGTGCGAAAAGCCCGGAGCAATTTTGCATCTTCCTCGACGGAGAGTATTACGTAAATAGAATGGATGCTGCTGCAAAGCTCATTGGGCTGCAGGAAAGCGAATCCATCCCCCCAGTTGCTTGCCTTTTCATTTCACATTTTGACGGAGAAGCTCGCCACTACGACTATACCTGCAATAAGCGGTATGCTAATTTTGTTGCGTCGGATGTAATCGCTTGGCTTCACGAACGAAATCCCGAAGTTACTTTGACTGGTCATTTGATTGGCGGGACAAGCTTGAGCGGCCTACAAGCAGCATTCACGGCCATGACTCACTCAAAGACATTCGCATTAAGCCTCATTCAGTCGGGGTCTTTCTGGTGGAATAAGGAGTGGCTAAAAGAGAATCTGCCGAACCTTTGTGCGACCGAGGGTAGATTTTGGATCAGCGTCGGCGATAAAGAAACAGAATCAGAGGCCACACACCCGCCGACGGGAATGCGTCAAGAACTAGATCAGATTTCTGCCACTGAAAGGTTTATTGGGAGATTGAAGCACTACAACTCAGAGGTTTGCTACCATCTCTACAGCGGGGGACACGAAATTCGACCGTGGGAGCAGGAGTTCTCCAGCGCAATCCAATGGTTACACAAAGGAGTCGAACAAGGCAGTGGTGGCAACGTCGGCTAG